One window from the genome of Hippoglossus hippoglossus isolate fHipHip1 chromosome 6, fHipHip1.pri, whole genome shotgun sequence encodes:
- the LOC117763599 gene encoding olfactomedin-like — MLLLLLLLLSFTDDSQTERVSGWKKNGSCACEVNSNIWSFPAVKYEAVLQQVLSCDDSLDNLQEQVGLSRQRLPQIQALFANMTARLEPYQYLHYQGLYTDLSLRLLGQELSQLETDISAIHNQLNNDQTQKLSKEVGKLRRDIDRMTMSDTINVKTVKDKLRHLKNSAESCKSIPQDFRGQGRYCLKGLITNISKPVTTKISPNGKSYVSGSWGKQAQMDSGEQKTSYWVQSLISSHIWGNTLRVYQTFDDFMASVNHNIFTFAPSYSHANAIEGPSAVLYGEALYYHCYRSVDVCRYDLKTNDVKRVTLPGNGVGFNNKFPYCYYDCQANSDVDIEADETGLWAIYATVGNHGNLVVSRLVWDSEGETLNVTQTWETRLFKKAVSNAFMVCGVLYATRYVDNNYEEVFYAFNPATGREDNTLSLSLEKVDKGVSSLSYNPTNRQIYMYNNGYLLAYQAHF, encoded by the exons atgctgctgctgctcctcctgctgctgtcattTACT GATGACAGTCAGACTGAGCGTGTGTCGGGTTGGAAGAAGAATGGCTCGTGTGCGTGCGAGGTAAACTCCAACATTTGGTCATTCCCTGCTGTGAAGTACGAGGCTGTGCTGCAGCAGGTTCTTTCCTGTGACGATTCTTTAGACAACCTGCAGGAACAG GTGGGATTATCCCGTCAGCGTCTCCCTCAGATCCAGGCTCTGTTTGCGAATATGACAGCTCGGCTGGAGCCTTACCAGTACCTGCACTACCAGGGCCTGTACACTGACTTGTCTTTGCGCCTGCTGGGACAGGAGCTCAGCCAGCTGGAGACAGACATCAGTGCCATCCACAACCAGTTAAACAACGACCAAACACAGAAACTCTCTAAAGAG gtgGGTAAATTGCGCAGAGATATAGACAGGATGACAATGTCAGACACCATTAACGTGAAGACTGTCAAAGACAAATTGCGCCACCTGAAGAACAGTGCTGAGTCCTGCAAGTCAATCCCCCAAGACTTCagag GCCAGGGAAGGTACTGCCTTAAAGGTCTGATCACCAACATCAGTAAACCTGTCACGACTAAGATCAGCCCCAATGGAAAGAGCTACGTCTCTGGTTCATGGGGCAAACAGGCGCAGATGGACAGTGGTGAGCAGAAGACCAGCTATTGGGTTCAGTCTCTGATCAGCAGCCACATCTGGGGAAACACTCTGCGCGTATACCAAACCTTTGACGACTTCATGGCCTCTGTCAACCACAATATCTTTACCTTTGCTCCATCATACAGCCATGCAAATGCTATTGAGGGTCCCAGTGCTGTCCTATATGGTGAAGCACTGTACTATCACTGTTACCGCTCTGTAGATGTTTGCCGCTACGACCTCAAAACAAACGACGTCAAACGTGTTACACTTCCAGGCAACGGAGTGGGTTTCAACAACAAGTTCCCGTATTGTTACTATGACTGCCAGGCCAATAGCGATGTAGATATAGAGGCAGATGAGACAGGACTATGGGCCATCTATGCCACCGTTGGTAACCATGGTAATCTAGTGGTGAGCCGGCTAGTTTGGGACAGTGAAGGTGAAACACTCAATGTCACACAGACATGGGAAACGAGGCTTTTCAAGAAGGCAGTGAGTAATGCTTTTATGGTGTGCGGTGTGCTGTATGCCACCCGTTATGTGGACAACAACTATGAAGAGGTTTTCTACGCCTTCAACCCCGCAACAGGCAGAGAGGACAACACACTTTCACTGTCATTGGAAAAGGTGGATAAAGGAGTATCCAGTCTGAGCTACAACCCCACCAACAGGCAGATCTACATGTACAATAACGGATATCTACTGGCCTACCAGGCCCACTTCTGA